Proteins encoded by one window of Lycium barbarum isolate Lr01 chromosome 11, ASM1917538v2, whole genome shotgun sequence:
- the LOC132617485 gene encoding uncharacterized protein LOC132617485, whose amino-acid sequence MGDTTPIAQSSNVDKAITYDHSHPYHLNNSDSPCMALVNTVFDGRGYSGWRRSVLLALSAKRKLGFINGACKAPDLKSAEYEQWSCVNDMVICWISNALSKEIADSVMSYKTAKELYDSLEQRFGKSNGAKLYHLQKELSTLVQGNTDIARYFTKLKRLWDELDALNVVISCSCACVCEGKANLMKSLEDQRLIQFLMGLNDIHTQARGNILMMNPLPSIDLAYSLLLQDENQREMYTNANHTTEPASFMVTSQGRGYQRNGNQVFKTPNQTHHKLGNNTQRNNKGFPKYKPRKAKYNPNVSCTYCGKTGHVEDDCYRLHGFPEDFEFTKAKSYQGKANGAVAEEEFEFANNTKVEACNNNQNNHTSYSNQHNHVPYMSKDQYAELVQQVIKEVKMGQAGSSNSPNGGFNAGEIAGTILKYSGTCLSVFNTCTWIIDSGASEHMCFDSKSFVSLSPLHVPISITLPNSFRIIVTHAGSVSILPKITLKNVLHVPDFKYNLISVHKLCIQFKCDVLFTLSGCILQDPLMRNTQAFGEAREGLYLL is encoded by the coding sequence ATGGGTGATACAACACCAATTGCACAGTCAAGCAATGTGGACAAGGCAATCACCTATGACCACAGCCACCCATATCACCTTAATAACTCTGATTCACCTTGTATGGCACTAGTAAACACTGTGTTTGATGGTAGAGGATACTCAGGTTGGAGAAGATCTGTCCTACTAGCATTATCAGCCAAAAGGAAACTTGGTTTCATCAATGGAGCTTGTAAAGCTCCAGATCTGAAATCTGCAGAATACGAACAATGGAGCTGTGTAAATGATATGGTCATTTGTTGGATTTCAAATGCACTATCAAAAGAGATTGCAGATAGTGTAATGAGCTACAAAACAGCGAAAGAACTTTATGACAGCCTAGAACAGAGGTTTGGCAAATCAAATGGGGCTAAACTCTATCATCTACAAAAAGAATTATCAACTCTGGTTCAAGGAAATACTGACATTGCTAGGTATTTTACCAAACTAAAAAGATTGTGGGATGAATTAGATGCACTCAATGTTGTTATTTCTTGTTCATGTGCATGTGTGTGTGAAGGGAAGGCAAACCTGATGAAATCCTTAGAGGACCAGAGGTTGATACAATTTTTGATGGGATTAAATGACATACATACACAAGCAAGAGGAAACATTCTTATGATGAACCCTTTACCCAGTATAGATCTTGCATACTCTTTACTTTTGCAAGATGAAAATCAGAGAGAAATGTATACCAATGCTAATCATACTACTGAACCTGCCTCTTTTATGGTGACTTCACAAGGGAGGGGTTATCAGAGGAATGGAAATCAAGTTTTTAAAACACCAAATCAAACACATCATAAACTTGGAAACAACACACAGAGGAACAACAAAGGCTTTCCAAAATACAAGCCTAGAAAGGCAAAATACAACCCAAATGTGAGCTGCACATATTGTGGGAAAACAGGTCATGTAGAGGATGATTGTTACAGACTTCATGGTTTTCCTGAGGACTTTGAGTTTACAAAAGCCAAATCCTATCAAGGGAAAGCAAATGGAGCAGTTGCTGAGGAAGAATTTGAGTTTGCTAACAACACCAAGGTGGAAGCATGCAACAATAATCAGAACAACCATACTTCATACAGCAATCAACATAACCATGTTCCATACATGAGCAAGGATCAATATGCAGAATTGGTGCAACAAGTTATTAAGGAAGTAAAGATGGGACAAGCAGGAAGTTCAAACAGTCCAAATGGTGGTTTCAATGCAGGAGAAATTGCTGGTACAATTCTAAAGTATTCAGGCACTTGTTTATCAGTTTTTAACACTTGCACCTGGATCATTGATTCAGGTGCCTCAGAGCACATGTGTTTTGATTCTAAATCTTTTGTGTCTTTGTCTCCTCTTCATGTTCCTATCAGCATCACTTTGCCTAATTCTTTCAGGATCATTGTGACGCATGCAGGAAGTGTCTCTATTCTACCTAAAATAACTCTGAAAAATGTCCTTCATGTTCCAGATTTCAAATATAACTTAATATCAGTTCATAAGTTATGCATTCAGTTTAAGTGTGATGTGTTATTTACTCT
- the LOC132617482 gene encoding UPF0481 protein At3g47200-like produces MKYLIVTANLFKEIETERIEERRRVDHLIETEQINGEDRSRSQTNMKSTNQIFDEMFEHLDNLSIKSCTIFKVNVGLRESNPDAYTPKMVSIGPYHEENHQLRPMEKYKLLFLRRFLQRKRGLDVESCMSELGKRKEEALKCYDNIVDLYNDTTRTDQFLRMLLLDGCFVVEFIRERAKKVTTGVPEGEHYIINVDCMVNQILRDLLLLENQLPFFVLTMLDDLTKQVNEFPLRQLVRFAFVDTLPKVTPASITELHQAENFKHLLHIVHTLCHPLEKKSTSRLTGKSSSKSRWFNCSPANRSKEKSKAKEARDSFITWHKVMPNATELSEAGVSFEKVGHIYRAMDEDSAEDSTSLFDIKFEDGVMKIPSFHVNDFTETLLRNLIAYEQQTSDVRSRYFTDFAIFMDYLIDTDKDVSLLRLNEIIRSRIGEDKEVASLFNKLAKGVVNLDEVFYYEEETKKANQYCQKPWNRMKASLLRNYFDSPWTGASTVAAIILLILTAMQTVLAFTGCVKK; encoded by the exons ATGAAGTATTTGATTGTTACTGCAAATCTTTTCAAAGaaattgagacagagaga ATAGAAGAACGGAGGAGAGTGGATCATTTAATCGAGACAGAGCAAATAAATGGTGAAGATCGATCAAGGTCACAAACCAATATGAAATCTACAAATCAAATCTTTGATGAAATGTTTGAGCATTTGGACAATTTGTCTATCAAATCGTGTACCATATTCAAAGTAAATGTAGGGCTACGTGAATCAAATCCAGATGCTTATACACCAAAGATGGTCTCTATTGGTCCTTACCATGAAGAAAATCATCAACTTCGTCCAATGGAAAAGTACAAATTATTGTTCCTACGACGGTTTCTCCAACGAAAAAGGGGGCTTGACGTGGAAAGTTGCATGAGTGAATTGGGGAAAAGGAAGGAGGAAGCACTAAAGTGTTATGACAATATAGTAGACCTCTATAATGACACTACTCGCACTGATCAATTTTTGCGAATGTTGTTGCTTGATGGTTGTTTTGTGGTTGAGTTTATTCGAGAAAGAGCTAAAAAAGTTACTACAGGGGTTCCAGAAGGAGAACACTATATTATCAATGTTGATTGCATGGTTAATCAAATACTTCGAGACTTGCTGTTACTAGAAAACCAACTTCCTTTCTTTGTCCTCACCATGCTTGATGACTTGACAAAGCAAGTTAATGAATTTCCATTGAGACAACTGGTGCGGTTTGCCTTTGTTGATACTTTGCCAAAAGTAACCCCTGCATCCATAACAGAATTACACCAGGCAGAAAATTTCAAACATTTACTTCATATAGTACACACGTTATGTCACCCTTTAGAAAAGAAAAGTACTAGCAGGCTAACTGGGAAAAGTTCTAGTAAAAGCAGATGGTTCAATTGTTCGCCAGCAAATAGGTCGAAAGAAAAGTCAAAAGCTAAGGAAGCTCGAGATAGCTTCATAACGTGGCATAAGGTCATGCCAAATGCAACAGAGCTTTCCGAAGCTGGAGTTAGCTTCGAAAAAGTCGGACATATTTATAGAGCGATGGACGAAGACAGTGCTGAGGATAGCACAAGTTTATTTGATATAAAGTTCGAGGATGGAGTGATGAAAATCCCTAGTTTTCATGTCAATGATTTTACGGAAACCCTCCTGCGAAATCTCATTGCTTATGAGCAACAAACGTCTGATGTACGTTCAAGATATTTCACTGATTTTGCAATTTTCATGGATTATCTTATTGACACGGACAAAGATGTGAGTTTGCTTCGCCTGAATGAAATCATTAGGAGCAGGATAGGAGAGGACAAAGAAGTGGCTAGCCTCTTCAACAAACTTGCAAAAGGGGTCGTCAATCTTGACGAAGTCTTTTATTACGAAGAAGAAACCAAAAAAGCAAATCAATATTGTCAAAAACCATGGAATAGAATGAAGGCAAGTTTGCTGCGCAATTATTTTGATAGTCCTTGGACAGGAGCTTCAACTGTGGCAGCCATCATACTCCTCATACTCACAGCTATGCAGACCGTTCTAGCTTTCACAGGTTGTGTTAAGAAGTAG